From the genome of Edaphobacter dinghuensis, one region includes:
- a CDS encoding NADH-quinone oxidoreductase subunit NuoE family protein, giving the protein MSEVANTIFSPELAARFDHLVTIYPMRRSALVPMLLYAQDEVGYVSDAVVTEIAQRIGLLELDVRNVLSYYSMLRTKPAGKYNVQVCTNISCMLRGGYEILDHCKAKLGIGHKEVTKDGVFSLEEVECIGACCWAPAMQVNYDFHDNLTTIKVDEIIETYRAGQGKDVK; this is encoded by the coding sequence GTGAGTGAAGTCGCCAATACGATTTTTTCCCCGGAGCTGGCCGCGCGCTTCGACCACCTCGTCACCATTTATCCGATGCGGCGCTCGGCGCTCGTGCCGATGCTGCTGTACGCGCAGGACGAGGTCGGCTATGTCTCGGACGCGGTCGTCACCGAGATAGCGCAGCGCATTGGGTTGCTGGAGCTGGATGTTCGCAACGTGCTGAGCTACTACTCCATGCTGCGCACCAAGCCCGCAGGAAAGTACAACGTGCAGGTGTGCACCAACATCAGCTGCATGCTGCGCGGCGGCTACGAGATTCTCGACCACTGCAAGGCGAAGCTCGGCATCGGGCATAAAGAGGTCACCAAAGACGGTGTCTTCTCGCTGGAAGAGGTCGAATGCATCGGCGCCTGCTGCTGGGCCCCGGCGATGCAGGTCAACTACGACTTCCACGACAACCTCACCACGATCAAGGTGGACGAAATCATCGAAACCTATCGCGCTGGCCAGGGAAAGGACGTCAAATAA
- a CDS encoding FecR family protein, translating into MDKHRRYTGWVVMVATFCLLFAGWTAEARADNPQVRAARLSFLQGTVNVDHIDNTGSDPAQINMPLPQGVRVSTGQDGQAEIEFEDGSVVRLTPNSSLELTTLAADANGNLSTDLTLVNGLAYAELRAAEKFAYSINAGGVQISPVVDATVRIDMDQPPAEVSVLDGTVQVDGGSANGEGYKTNVNSGETLTGDAADAGRYSLDRQVATNSWDQWNNDRDTAAQNEATSQTDARNDYAGEAGYGWSDLDANGSWYNVPGQGEVWQPNVAMDASFDPYGYGSWVWYPGSGYVWASGYSWGWTPFRCGNWSYWDDFGWGWQPGLGCGGFGGWGFGGGGYVINIVSFPRNYRIRPVPVHGPVRPRPIHIGHPIENPVHARPIQGMRTIAGRAVQPIRPVQGASASFMGAGAHPVGASLRRDFPVSGTNHQPELGMRPGMIERPQPSSEQRSFRPQPQMRQGVPQQQARPAEPRYAQPQQPRYTQPAQPHYAPQPHYAPPPQPHYAPPPPPPASHSAPASSSHK; encoded by the coding sequence ATGGACAAGCATAGACGGTATACGGGCTGGGTGGTAATGGTGGCGACGTTCTGCCTGCTGTTTGCAGGCTGGACGGCAGAAGCGCGAGCAGACAATCCTCAGGTACGTGCTGCCAGGCTGAGCTTCCTGCAAGGCACCGTCAATGTTGACCATATCGATAACACCGGAAGCGATCCGGCACAGATCAACATGCCGCTGCCCCAAGGAGTCCGCGTATCGACGGGACAGGACGGACAGGCAGAGATCGAGTTCGAAGACGGCAGCGTGGTGCGGCTGACGCCGAACAGCTCGCTGGAGCTGACTACCCTGGCCGCGGATGCGAACGGCAACCTGTCGACCGACCTTACGCTGGTGAATGGGCTGGCGTACGCCGAGTTGCGTGCAGCGGAGAAGTTCGCCTACAGCATCAACGCAGGCGGCGTACAGATCTCGCCGGTCGTCGATGCGACGGTCCGCATCGATATGGACCAGCCGCCGGCGGAGGTTTCGGTGCTGGACGGGACAGTGCAGGTCGATGGCGGCTCGGCCAACGGCGAGGGTTATAAGACGAACGTCAATTCGGGAGAGACCCTGACAGGAGATGCTGCCGACGCGGGGCGCTACTCGCTGGACCGACAGGTAGCGACAAACTCGTGGGACCAGTGGAACAACGATCGCGACACGGCGGCGCAGAATGAGGCGACCAGCCAGACCGATGCGCGCAATGACTATGCGGGCGAGGCAGGCTATGGCTGGTCCGATCTGGACGCCAATGGAAGCTGGTACAACGTTCCCGGACAAGGGGAAGTCTGGCAGCCGAATGTAGCGATGGATGCCAGCTTCGATCCCTATGGCTATGGAAGCTGGGTGTGGTATCCGGGCAGCGGCTATGTGTGGGCGTCGGGCTACAGCTGGGGATGGACGCCGTTCCGTTGCGGCAACTGGTCGTATTGGGATGATTTTGGATGGGGATGGCAGCCGGGGCTTGGTTGCGGCGGCTTTGGCGGCTGGGGCTTCGGCGGCGGAGGCTATGTGATCAACATCGTGAGCTTTCCACGAAACTATCGCATCCGTCCGGTGCCGGTGCATGGCCCGGTAAGGCCGCGTCCGATCCATATCGGTCATCCTATAGAGAACCCGGTGCATGCACGCCCGATACAGGGGATGCGTACCATTGCTGGACGTGCGGTGCAGCCGATCCGTCCGGTTCAGGGTGCTTCGGCCTCCTTTATGGGAGCAGGAGCACATCCGGTTGGTGCATCGCTGCGGCGGGATTTTCCTGTGAGTGGGACTAACCATCAGCCTGAGTTGGGAATGCGACCGGGGATGATCGAGCGGCCGCAGCCATCGAGTGAGCAGCGCTCCTTCCGCCCACAGCCGCAGATGAGGCAAGGTGTGCCGCAGCAGCAGGCGCGTCCGGCAGAGCCGCGTTATGCTCAGCCGCAACAGCCGCGGTACACGCAACCTGCGCAGCCGCACTATGCGCCTCAGCCTCATTACGCTCCACCGCCACAACCGCATTATGCGCCGCCGCCGCCACCACCGGCTTCGCATTCGGCTCCGGCATCCTCTTCGCATAAGTAA
- a CDS encoding MFS transporter, whose amino-acid sequence MYVVSFLDRSNIGFAKQALERSEGISESVYALGAGLFFISYSLCGFPSNLILHKVGAKRWLALLMAGWGMISMATMFVSGATSFYLLRLLLGVVEAGFFPGAILYLTYWFPNKVRGRVLGLFYLGVPLALIVGGPLSGLLLEMRPLVGLQSWQWMFLVEGFIAVVLGLAAFLYLDNRPSNALWLPTEEKQALADALALEEEERRSVGPAKLLPMFRDLRVMHFLLIYTLIQVSTYGAVFYIPAEISALLHKPVGIEVGLVSAIPWMCTLVAVYLLPRAADRFHKHRLFAALTMLVAGCASFAFPTAGPGIGLVTLSLAVAGFIAVQPLFWMFPTEHLADRAAAGGIALIGMGNLGGFLAPNLKVWADEYFVSQRAGLYLLAGLTLLNAGLIALVKARRTAKSAT is encoded by the coding sequence ATGTACGTCGTCTCATTTCTCGACCGCTCGAATATCGGTTTTGCAAAGCAGGCTCTGGAGCGATCGGAAGGCATCTCCGAAAGTGTCTATGCTTTAGGCGCGGGTTTGTTCTTCATCAGCTATTCGTTATGCGGATTTCCCAGCAACCTGATCCTTCATAAAGTGGGGGCGAAGAGGTGGCTTGCTCTCCTGATGGCGGGCTGGGGAATGATATCGATGGCCACCATGTTCGTGAGCGGGGCCACCTCCTTTTACCTGCTGCGGCTGCTGCTCGGGGTGGTGGAGGCCGGGTTTTTTCCCGGCGCGATTCTCTACCTGACCTATTGGTTCCCCAACAAGGTTCGCGGGCGTGTCCTTGGACTGTTCTACCTGGGGGTGCCGCTTGCGCTGATTGTGGGCGGCCCGCTCTCGGGTCTGCTGCTTGAGATGCGCCCGCTGGTCGGGCTTCAAAGCTGGCAGTGGATGTTTCTTGTGGAAGGCTTCATCGCAGTCGTTCTTGGACTGGCTGCATTTTTGTATTTGGATAACAGGCCGTCGAATGCCTTATGGCTGCCAACTGAGGAGAAACAAGCGTTGGCGGATGCATTGGCGCTCGAAGAGGAGGAGCGGCGCTCCGTCGGACCCGCGAAGCTTCTGCCTATGTTCCGCGATCTTCGAGTGATGCACTTTCTGCTGATCTATACCCTGATCCAGGTAAGTACCTACGGGGCAGTTTTCTATATCCCTGCGGAGATCTCGGCCCTTCTGCATAAGCCCGTAGGGATCGAAGTCGGCCTTGTTTCAGCTATACCCTGGATGTGCACGCTGGTCGCGGTCTATCTGCTGCCGCGCGCTGCCGATAGGTTCCACAAGCATCGTCTGTTCGCAGCGCTGACCATGCTGGTTGCGGGGTGCGCAAGCTTTGCATTTCCCACTGCCGGGCCGGGCATAGGACTTGTCACGCTTTCGCTTGCGGTGGCTGGCTTTATTGCTGTGCAACCGCTTTTCTGGATGTTCCCAACGGAACACCTGGCAGACCGGGCAGCGGCCGGCGGTATTGCGCTTATAGGAATGGGCAATCTGGGCGGGTTCCTTGCACCCAACCTGAAGGTTTGGGCCGATGAGTATTTTGTCTCGCAACGTGCAGGCTTGTATCTTCTGGCTGGACTTACGCTTTTGAATGCGGGGTTGATCGCACTTGTGAAAGCTCGCCGGACTGCTAAAAGCGCCACGTAA
- a CDS encoding carbohydrate porin, translated as MARNFTLGSLLLGLLLIAAARNVVAQQENILLPSDPGAQRDVTPAPANAPTLFPHWNHSRFLISGQANIILQGHGGFHSPYEGTNSFLSRGEYKTSLLGTLFLGMQLRKDPKSNTDAIFDLESSGGRGDSEALGLAGFTNLDVVRNPNLGSTPYVARVQLHQTIGLSNKLVDADPTQFSLATEVPERRLELHVGKMSMPDFFDINSIGTDSHLQFLNWTVDNSGTWDYAADTRGYTYAVVAEYDDKNWTARYGVALMPTVANGIDLDWNLRRASGQNMEFELRKSLLGGLVSPDRKGTIRVLSFVNHAHMGLYRDAIKAYLNGEDKTPNITLHERYGEVKYGFGLNAEQELTSNLRVFTRVGWNEGQHESFAYTEVDQTVEFGGDYAGSAWSRPNDKVGLAFVSNAIKGDHQEYLRLGGLGFLLGDGNLNYAREDILEGYYNVHAWRGVYYALDTQFIEHPGYNKDRGPVLVSALRMHVDF; from the coding sequence ATGGCGCGAAACTTTACTTTGGGTTCCCTGCTTCTGGGATTGCTGTTGATCGCCGCTGCGCGTAACGTTGTGGCCCAGCAGGAGAATATATTGCTGCCCTCCGACCCCGGGGCGCAGCGGGATGTCACGCCCGCGCCTGCGAATGCGCCTACCCTGTTTCCACACTGGAACCACTCGCGCTTCCTGATCTCCGGTCAGGCGAACATCATCCTTCAGGGACATGGGGGATTCCACTCGCCTTACGAGGGAACGAACAGCTTCCTTAGCCGGGGGGAGTACAAGACCTCGTTGCTGGGAACGCTGTTTTTGGGTATGCAGCTCAGGAAAGATCCGAAGAGCAATACAGATGCGATCTTCGACCTCGAATCGTCTGGTGGACGCGGCGACAGCGAAGCTCTGGGACTGGCGGGCTTTACGAATCTGGACGTTGTGCGCAATCCGAACCTGGGCTCGACGCCTTATGTTGCACGGGTTCAGCTGCACCAGACGATTGGATTGAGCAATAAGCTCGTGGACGCCGACCCGACGCAGTTCTCGCTAGCGACCGAGGTGCCGGAGCGGAGGCTGGAACTCCATGTCGGGAAGATGAGCATGCCCGACTTCTTCGACATTAACAGCATTGGAACGGACAGCCATCTGCAGTTTTTGAACTGGACGGTCGACAACAGCGGGACATGGGACTATGCCGCCGATACGCGTGGCTATACCTATGCCGTCGTGGCGGAGTATGACGACAAGAATTGGACGGCGCGATATGGCGTTGCGCTGATGCCTACGGTTGCCAACGGCATCGATCTCGACTGGAACCTGCGCAGGGCGAGCGGGCAGAATATGGAGTTCGAGCTGCGCAAGTCGCTGCTGGGTGGGCTGGTCAGTCCGGACCGCAAAGGGACGATCCGGGTGCTGAGCTTTGTGAACCATGCTCATATGGGGCTTTATCGCGATGCGATCAAGGCGTATCTGAATGGCGAGGATAAGACGCCCAACATCACGCTGCATGAGAGGTATGGCGAGGTTAAGTACGGCTTTGGGTTGAATGCAGAACAGGAGCTGACGTCGAATCTGCGCGTCTTCACTCGCGTTGGATGGAACGAGGGCCAGCATGAGTCGTTCGCGTATACCGAGGTCGATCAGACGGTCGAGTTTGGCGGCGATTACGCGGGCAGCGCATGGTCGCGCCCCAATGACAAGGTGGGGCTTGCGTTCGTGAGCAATGCGATCAAGGGAGATCACCAGGAGTATCTGCGCCTTGGCGGGTTGGGCTTTTTGCTCGGCGACGGCAACCTGAACTATGCGCGCGAGGACATTCTGGAGGGTTACTACAACGTCCATGCATGGCGCGGCGTTTATTACGCACTGGATACGCAGTTTATCGAGCATCCCGGCTATAACAAGGACCGGGGGCCAGTGCTGGTGTCGGCCCTGCGGATGCACGTGGATTTTTAA
- a CDS encoding DUF3185 domain-containing protein has product MKVATIAGILLIILGVIGFVAGGVSFSHTKKDLNLGPLKISHEKRKTIPISPIVSAVALVAGIGLVVMAAKDK; this is encoded by the coding sequence ATGAAAGTTGCAACCATTGCAGGCATCCTCCTGATCATCCTTGGAGTTATCGGTTTTGTCGCCGGCGGCGTCAGCTTCAGTCATACGAAGAAGGACCTGAACCTGGGCCCGCTCAAGATCTCCCACGAAAAGAGGAAGACCATCCCCATCTCACCGATCGTGAGCGCCGTCGCGCTGGTGGCGGGGATTGGGCTGGTAGTCATGGCAGCGAAGGACAAATGA
- a CDS encoding prepilin peptidase, producing MTPLIAYEAVGFALGLIFGSFLNVCIARLPQGQSVVHPRSRCPQCGAGIRWYDNLPVLSWLLLRGRCRDCKHPIALHYPLVEIGLGLWFMAQAADIYMLLAFSKPHDLVSDVIVHVGIALLGFLLIGLMVMDWQTQLLPDVFTLGGIAVSFFLTCVRAIFLAPNEDDVILHNQQIQISSPGSSAGQGNVFLTGPERLLGEWLLAVSIAVVILLVVRWLYKALRHREGMGLGDVKLFGLLAAFLGFWSATLALFLGVLFASAYAVILLARGKAGAASKLAFGSFLAAGGLIAALYGEKIINAYKTLL from the coding sequence GTGACTCCACTTATCGCGTACGAGGCTGTGGGATTTGCCCTTGGCCTGATCTTTGGCAGCTTTTTGAATGTCTGCATTGCACGGCTGCCACAGGGCCAATCTGTTGTTCATCCGCGCTCTCGCTGTCCGCAGTGTGGGGCGGGGATTCGCTGGTACGACAATCTTCCGGTGTTGAGCTGGCTGCTGCTGCGCGGCCGGTGCCGCGATTGCAAACATCCAATTGCGCTGCACTATCCGCTGGTGGAGATTGGGCTGGGATTGTGGTTCATGGCGCAGGCGGCGGATATTTACATGCTGCTCGCTTTCTCCAAACCGCATGATCTGGTATCGGATGTCATTGTGCATGTTGGGATTGCGTTGCTTGGCTTCCTGTTGATCGGGTTGATGGTGATGGACTGGCAGACGCAGTTGCTTCCGGATGTCTTTACGCTGGGCGGCATTGCGGTTTCGTTCTTCCTGACCTGCGTTCGCGCTATCTTTCTCGCGCCGAATGAGGATGATGTGATTCTGCACAATCAGCAGATCCAGATCAGCAGCCCAGGAAGCTCTGCTGGGCAAGGAAATGTGTTTCTTACCGGGCCGGAGAGATTGCTGGGAGAGTGGCTGCTGGCGGTCTCTATAGCTGTAGTAATTCTGCTGGTCGTTCGCTGGCTGTATAAGGCGCTGCGGCATCGTGAAGGCATGGGGTTGGGAGACGTAAAGCTGTTCGGGCTGCTGGCCGCGTTTCTCGGCTTCTGGTCGGCTACGCTGGCGCTGTTTCTTGGGGTGCTATTTGCAAGTGCCTATGCAGTTATTCTGCTGGCGCGCGGCAAGGCTGGAGCTGCATCGAAACTGGCCTTTGGCAGCTTCCTTGCGGCGGGTGGATTGATTGCGGCGCTTTACGGGGAAAAGATCATTAACGCATACAAAACGCTGCTGTAA
- a CDS encoding thiazole synthase: MNPLVIAGRAFQSRLIVGTGKYKDGPETQAAIEASGAEMVTVAVRRVNLDRSSESLLDFIDPQRYFLLPNTAGCYTAEEAIRAARLGREVGLSDWVKIEVIGDQQTLYPDIHATLEATRVLVKEGFTVLPYTSDDIVFAKRLIDAGAAAVMPLGAPIGSGLGLQNTANLRILRELITEVPLIVDAGVGTASDATVAMELGFDGVLMNTAIAQAKDPLLMAEAMQHAVLSGRQAFLAGRMPRKLYATASSPLEGISR, from the coding sequence ATGAACCCCCTCGTCATCGCTGGCAGAGCCTTTCAGTCTCGTCTTATCGTCGGTACCGGAAAATACAAGGATGGCCCGGAGACGCAGGCGGCCATCGAGGCCTCAGGCGCCGAGATGGTGACGGTCGCGGTTCGCCGCGTCAACCTCGACCGTTCCAGCGAGTCGCTCCTCGACTTCATCGATCCGCAGCGCTACTTCCTGCTACCCAATACCGCCGGCTGCTACACCGCCGAAGAGGCCATCCGCGCCGCGCGTCTCGGCCGCGAAGTCGGGCTCTCCGACTGGGTCAAGATCGAGGTCATCGGCGACCAGCAGACCCTCTATCCCGACATTCACGCGACGCTCGAAGCGACCCGCGTTTTGGTAAAAGAAGGCTTTACTGTTCTCCCCTATACCTCTGATGACATTGTCTTTGCCAAACGGCTGATCGATGCTGGCGCAGCCGCAGTCATGCCTCTCGGAGCGCCCATCGGCAGCGGTCTCGGGTTGCAGAACACGGCCAACCTGCGCATCCTCCGCGAGCTGATTACCGAGGTTCCTCTCATCGTCGACGCCGGAGTCGGCACAGCATCGGACGCCACAGTAGCTATGGAACTGGGCTTCGACGGCGTACTAATGAATACCGCCATCGCCCAGGCAAAAGACCCCCTATTGATGGCCGAGGCGATGCAACACGCAGTTCTGTCGGGAAGGCAGGCATTCCTCGCTGGCAGAATGCCGCGCAAGCTATATGCCACCGCCAGTTCGCCGCTCGAAGGCATCTCACGATAG
- a CDS encoding NADH-quinone oxidoreductase subunit A — MQSYPYIWNYLPLALQILVALGVACGMVGASFLLGKHKNSRTKAGAYECGMDPIGDARGRFSVRFYMVAMLFILFDVEAVFMLPWAVIFRQLPAITGSRMFGFYEMLVYIGFVAVGLFYVWKKGVLDWSNDKGDL; from the coding sequence ATGCAAAGTTACCCCTACATATGGAATTACCTTCCCTTGGCGCTGCAGATCCTGGTAGCTCTGGGTGTTGCCTGCGGCATGGTGGGAGCTTCATTCCTCCTCGGCAAACATAAAAATTCACGTACTAAAGCCGGCGCTTACGAGTGCGGCATGGACCCCATCGGCGATGCTCGCGGACGCTTCTCGGTTCGCTTCTACATGGTCGCGATGCTCTTCATCCTGTTCGATGTCGAAGCGGTCTTCATGCTTCCCTGGGCTGTCATCTTCCGCCAGCTGCCGGCGATCACAGGCTCGCGCATGTTCGGCTTCTACGAGATGCTGGTCTATATCGGCTTCGTCGCGGTCGGCCTCTTTTACGTCTGGAAGAAGGGCGTTCTGGACTGGTCCAACGACAAGGGAGATCTCTAA
- the nuoD gene encoding NADH dehydrogenase (quinone) subunit D, protein MAPVAAPDMLNPGVEDVVADRNRHQGVPPPQDQTMVINMGPQHPSTHGVLRLVLEIDGESVVSLAPDIGYLHTGIEKTCEAKFYQQVVPLTDRIDYLCPMTNNLAYCLAVEKLLGLEIPERAQYLRVLLNELTRIQSHLVWLGTHAMDIGALTVFLYCFREREDILRIFESVAGQRMMTSYFRIGGVSLEPPLDFYQKVQDFLNIMPERIQQYENLLTGNPIWMGRLKGIGHLSAADAIALGVTGPPLRASGVDWDLRRDMPYSGYEKFKFNVPVSNGCDVWARYVVRMDEMRESVKICQQALDGMPEGRIVADAPKIILPDREQMKTQMEALIHHFKIVTEGFGVPAGEVFQAVESPRGEMGYYVVSDGTAKPYRVHMRNPSYATLQALETMCKGRLLADVVAVIGSIDIVLGEIDR, encoded by the coding sequence ATGGCTCCCGTTGCTGCTCCCGACATGCTGAATCCCGGCGTTGAAGACGTTGTCGCCGATAGAAATCGCCACCAGGGCGTACCTCCGCCGCAAGACCAGACCATGGTCATCAACATGGGGCCGCAGCATCCTTCGACGCACGGCGTGCTTCGCCTGGTGCTTGAGATCGATGGCGAGTCCGTCGTCTCGCTGGCTCCCGATATCGGCTACCTGCATACCGGCATCGAGAAGACCTGCGAAGCCAAGTTCTATCAGCAGGTCGTGCCACTGACCGACCGCATCGACTACCTCTGTCCAATGACCAACAACCTCGCCTACTGCCTTGCGGTAGAGAAGTTGCTTGGTCTCGAAATTCCTGAACGCGCACAGTATCTGCGCGTTCTGCTGAACGAGTTGACGCGCATCCAGTCGCACCTGGTCTGGCTTGGCACACACGCCATGGACATCGGCGCGCTTACCGTCTTCCTTTATTGCTTCCGCGAGCGCGAGGACATTCTCCGTATCTTTGAGAGTGTCGCCGGGCAGCGCATGATGACCAGCTACTTCCGCATCGGCGGCGTGAGCCTGGAACCACCGCTGGACTTCTATCAGAAGGTTCAGGACTTCCTGAACATCATGCCGGAGCGCATTCAGCAGTACGAGAACTTGCTAACTGGTAATCCGATCTGGATGGGACGCCTTAAGGGTATCGGCCATCTGTCGGCTGCAGATGCTATCGCGCTGGGCGTGACCGGACCTCCTCTGCGTGCTTCGGGTGTGGATTGGGATCTTCGCCGCGATATGCCTTACAGCGGCTATGAGAAGTTCAAGTTCAATGTGCCGGTCTCGAATGGCTGCGATGTCTGGGCGCGTTACGTCGTCCGCATGGACGAGATGCGCGAGTCGGTCAAGATCTGCCAGCAGGCGCTCGATGGAATGCCCGAAGGCCGCATCGTTGCTGACGCGCCGAAGATAATTCTTCCCGATCGCGAACAGATGAAAACGCAGATGGAAGCGCTGATCCATCACTTCAAGATTGTTACCGAAGGCTTTGGCGTTCCTGCGGGCGAGGTCTTTCAGGCTGTCGAATCGCCGCGTGGCGAGATGGGCTACTACGTTGTCTCTGACGGCACGGCCAAGCCTTATCGCGTCCACATGCGCAATCCTTCTTACGCAACATTGCAGGCGCTCGAAACGATGTGCAAAGGCCGCTTGCTCGCCGATGTTGTGGCAGTGATCGGCTCTATCGACATTGTGCTCGGAGAGATTGACCGATAG
- a CDS encoding NADH-quinone oxidoreductase subunit C, producing MDAALTGTQAVFEAHAHNAAVKALSSLATDAKFDRAELTITVARENIIAACKAVQQAGYNFLEDVTAVDWYPSEPRFQITYHILSHSLKARVRLAVRLNEGDAVIDSIVGVWPSANFYEREVFDLFGVRFSGHPNLRRIMMPEDWQGHPLRKDYPVEGYR from the coding sequence ATGGACGCCGCACTGACCGGCACCCAGGCCGTATTTGAGGCCCATGCCCACAACGCCGCAGTCAAGGCGCTGTCGAGCCTTGCAACAGACGCTAAATTCGATCGCGCAGAACTGACGATTACCGTTGCACGCGAGAACATCATTGCAGCCTGCAAGGCTGTGCAGCAGGCAGGCTACAACTTCCTCGAAGATGTCACTGCTGTTGACTGGTATCCGTCTGAACCGCGCTTCCAGATCACCTATCACATCCTTTCGCACTCGCTGAAGGCGCGGGTTCGTCTCGCGGTGAGACTGAACGAAGGCGATGCCGTGATCGACAGCATTGTCGGCGTATGGCCTTCGGCTAACTTCTATGAGCGCGAAGTCTTCGACCTCTTCGGCGTCCGCTTCAGCGGCCACCCCAACCTCCGCCGCATCATGATGCCCGAAGACTGGCAGGGGCATCCGCTGCGTAAGGACTATCCCGTGGAGGGATACCGCTAA
- a CDS encoding metal/formaldehyde-sensitive transcriptional repressor, with product MTEISRERTKLLNRVKRVRGQMDAVERTLLAEENCTDVLMLLAAARGGINALMAEVLEDHIRLHLLQDGRAPLTPDLGEELIDLVRAYLK from the coding sequence GTGACAGAAATTTCACGAGAACGTACAAAATTGTTGAATCGCGTCAAACGAGTTCGAGGCCAGATGGATGCCGTGGAGCGAACGCTGCTCGCCGAGGAGAACTGTACCGATGTGCTGATGCTCTTGGCCGCTGCTCGTGGCGGCATCAATGCGCTGATGGCAGAGGTGCTCGAAGACCACATCCGCCTGCACCTTCTGCAGGACGGGCGCGCTCCTCTGACGCCGGACCTCGGAGAAGAGCTGATCGATCTGGTGCGCGCATACCTGAAATAA
- a CDS encoding transcriptional regulator: MTNERIDRELWTSFASLIRSYGAAHGLNSRHQAVVEVGSDLILLRVGTRWLRFTPSEMIEDNNRTVPFRLNHDGTATIGDVTEEMDLAAERLAREMMQSE, from the coding sequence TTGACTAACGAACGTATCGACAGGGAACTCTGGACATCGTTCGCATCGCTGATCAGAAGCTATGGAGCGGCCCACGGGCTGAACAGCCGCCACCAGGCAGTCGTTGAAGTTGGGAGTGACCTCATCCTGCTTCGCGTCGGAACACGCTGGCTACGCTTCACGCCCAGCGAGATGATTGAAGACAATAACCGCACGGTGCCGTTCCGTCTGAACCATGATGGGACCGCCACGATCGGTGACGTAACCGAAGAGATGGACCTTGCCGCCGAAAGGCTGGCGCGGGAGATGATGCAAAGTGAGTGA
- the ruvC gene encoding crossover junction endodeoxyribonuclease RuvC, whose product MRVFGIDCGTEFTGYGVVEVDCDARMPKLMHLAAGTIRLNKKEKTPQRLAQVYSELTGLMALHQPEIVAIEEVFFSANAKSALKLGQVRGVAMLAAATCGLPVAEYAPLSIKSSVVGYGLAAKEQVQFMVKRLLEIDHELDSADAADALAIAICHIHTAQTLLLQGARR is encoded by the coding sequence ATGCGAGTGTTTGGCATCGATTGCGGCACAGAGTTTACCGGCTACGGTGTTGTAGAGGTGGACTGCGACGCCCGGATGCCGAAGTTGATGCACCTCGCCGCCGGAACCATCCGGTTGAACAAGAAAGAAAAGACCCCGCAGCGTCTCGCGCAGGTCTATAGCGAGCTAACCGGGCTGATGGCACTGCACCAGCCAGAGATCGTCGCCATCGAAGAGGTCTTCTTCTCCGCCAACGCAAAGTCCGCATTGAAGCTGGGGCAGGTGAGGGGAGTGGCCATGCTGGCCGCTGCAACCTGCGGGCTTCCTGTGGCCGAGTACGCTCCGCTATCCATTAAAAGTTCCGTCGTTGGCTACGGTCTGGCGGCGAAAGAGCAGGTGCAGTTCATGGTGAAGCGTCTGCTGGAGATCGACCATGAGCTTGATTCGGCAGACGCCGCGGACGCGCTGGCGATTGCCATCTGCCATATTCATACGGCGCAGACGCTGCTGCTACAGGGAGCGCGTCGATGA